The Vigna unguiculata cultivar IT97K-499-35 chromosome 11, ASM411807v1, whole genome shotgun sequence genomic sequence AGGACTACCaacgaaagagaaaaatagttGATACACATTAACAAGAAAAATACATTGTAGTCGTACAAATGCATCAATATTCAAAACAAACAtccctaaaatattataatgtctTGAATGTGAGCAATCTTTTCCCAGTCTTCCCCTCCTTTCTGGCAACGCTGTTTTAGCATAGGACAATTTCCTATACAAAGATATGAAATTGATTTGGCAAGACCCTCCTCGGCTAAGCATCGGAGATTGGGGCAATTATCAAGAGCCAGTCTTTTGAGATATAAGAgttgataaagacccttgtAGTCTAGTTGTTTTAGATTTGGAAAATTAGAGAAGTAAGAGAGAATGGAAGAAAACCTTTATCAGGAAATTATTCTGCATCCAGTTCCTTAATGCTCAACCTTTCCAAAGAAGAACGGTCTCCAAAAGCTTCTTTCAGTGAGCTAACAAGTCTAGAGCAATTATTGAGTCTTATCTCTTTTAGATTTGATGGCAAACCTCCGTTTGGAAACAACATTAAAGGAATTCATTACTACTCTAAGATTCTTCAGCTTTCCCAAATGTGGCGGCAACTTCATCACTTTAGTCTCTATAAATTCTAGACGGCACAAATTGGTGAATAAATGCAAATTTGTGGGCAATTGTTCCAAATCTCTACAATAGTTCAAGATCAGTATTTGCATGTGAGAGAGTGAACATATCTtttcagttaatttttttattgcagTATATGACAGGTCTAGCGAACGGAGATACTCAAGATTGCAAACAGAGTCAGGTAACTCTTGAAGGGCAGAACAATGAAACAAAGATAAAATTCGTAAAAACTTAAACAAGGAGAACAATTCATGTATCAGACATATTGATACGTACACTACCTATTGACATAAATGTACGTAACCTTTTTGTATTGCATAAAGTTCCAAACCCATCAAAGTATTGACAGTCTCCAAGTTGAACTGAAACATGACGAGTTTCTTTTTGTATCTTCTTTGTTTGATCAACTCCTCCCGTAAGTATATGCCTCCACCAACATATATTGCCAAATCATGTAGAAGGTCATGCATGACAAATACTTCTTCCATCTCACCCGATTGTTGAAAGAATGATCTTGATAGTAAATCATTGAAGTATTGTTGGCAAACTTCTTCTAGAGTCTTGCTATCTTGATGACAATGTAGGAAATTTTCAGTCATCCACAACTGAATCAAATCCTCCCTTATAAACCTATATATAATCCTTGGGGAATAGGCCACAGTAAGCAAAACATATCTTCAGATGGGAAGGAAGGTGGATATAGCTCAATGCTAAGGCGGGAACAATATCACAACTGTCTTCTGAAAATTCCCATATTTTGCTCTGGAACACAGTTTCCCATTCTGAGACAGatgatattttgtataaaagaCTTCCCATTGTTTTCAAGACAAGAGGTAGTCCTTTACATTTTTCAACTATCTTCATGCCAATCTCCCTGCACTCTTGATTTGGTGGAGCTCGGAACGCATGCTTAGCAAATAAGTTCCagcaatcttcttccttttcaaCATCATCATTCCTTTTCAAACCTAGAACATGGTTTTGTGTTGCTAGATCTTCTAGGTTCTCAATAAGTTTTTCCATCCTGgattcaatttcattttcaaagAAACTGACAAAAGAGGATTTGAGGAAATTCCACACCTTTTTAGCAGCAGTCTGAGATTCAGCTTCCGCTTGGCTTTTGGAGAGTGCATCATCTATTTCCTCAAGAAGATCCTCTGCATCAAAAACAACATCTTTGGCTGCGAGAAGCCAATCTCTGACACGTGGATTTGTGAATTGTTTCTGTTCTGCATCATCAGCCACAACATCAATGGCTAGGAGCTTCACTTTCAAGTTGCTTAGCATCTTCTTGTTGCTTTTATTTCCACGAAAAATGTCCCCAAAACGAGAAGCCAAATTGTCAATAGTCTTCTCAACGAAGGTGGACACAAGAGCACCAGTAATCAATTCAGCTGCCATGGTAGAAAGTGGAGTGAGTGCAGAGATATGAGTGATGATGAGATGATTAGTAAGAAGGTGTTTTCTTAGGTCTCCATAATGAGAAGTTGAAGGAGAATAAGTACAAAGATTAAAtgacaatataaaattttagttaattatatgaaagaatatgaaattattaaaggCTACAATTCTTGAACTAAGGAACGAGCTAGTAAAATGAGAATATATGGAAAACATATTCATGAAATGAAAtcgtttaaaaaaaatttagtttttattctcCCATATATATGAtgcaattattatttattacagtTGAACAAGTCAAGGATATATCTGCTCATCGATGATAAAACTAATAGGTTTTCTTGAAGCATATGAAAAAAGAAGGTTGAAAAGATATAGTGAAACCTCTGtcaaaaatgtttttcaatCAAAGCTTAATTGTGGTATCAAAGTAAGGAAAGtggataaaattttatgaaacaaCCAAAATTCTAAAAGTTTTTCTAAGTTTAATCAGGATAAATATCATCATGTTAAGTCACTTGAAAAAAAAGATGGTTGGTATCGCATATGATAACAATGTTAGTATAGCAGGAAATTTAATACGTGAAAAAATTACTATTATCACAGAGCAGCATCAAGCAGGTTGTGAATAAAATATCTCATATATGACATCCAAATGACATAatcatgtaataaaaataataacttagaaaaaaaagacaatAATCAAGT encodes the following:
- the LOC114169394 gene encoding putative disease resistance RPP13-like protein 1: MAAELITGALVSTFVEKTIDNLASRFGDIFRGNKSNKKMLSNLKVKLLAIDVVADDAEQKQFTNPRVRDWLLAAKDVVFDAEDLLEEIDDALSKSQAEAESQTAAKKVWNFLKSSFVSFFENEIESRMEKLIENLEDLATQNHVLGLKRNDDVEKEEDCWNLFAKHAFRAPPNQECREIGMKIVEKCKGLPLVLKTMGSLLYKISSVSEWETVFQSKIWEFSEDSCDIVPALALSYIHLPSHLKICFAYCGLFPKDYI